In Trifolium pratense cultivar HEN17-A07 linkage group LG7, ARS_RC_1.1, whole genome shotgun sequence, a genomic segment contains:
- the LOC123898836 gene encoding uncharacterized protein LOC123898836, producing the protein MGNCLKKNQISSSQDHENEEITKRVEKMKKTRREDNLKKKVRFKVQDGNKSDYDGNSSTSGILRIRLVVSKEELKRVLSNKSIENGVKNTTLEELLKDMKLKDKNVSKIEEVDGGLNSWRPDLDSIPEDYSMK; encoded by the coding sequence ATGGGaaattgtcttaaaaaaaaccaaatatcatCATCACAAGATCATGAGAATGAAGAAATTACTAAGAGagttgagaagatgaagaaaacaaGGAGAGAAGATAACTTGAAGAAGAAGGTAAGGTTCAAAGTACAAGATGGTAATAAAAGTGATTATGATGGTAATTCTTCTACAAGTGGCATATTGAGGATTAGGCTTGTAGTGAGTAAGGAAGAGTTGAAAAGGGTGTTGAGTAATAAGAGTATTGAGAATGGTGTTAAGAATACTACTTTGGAGGAGTTGCTAAAAGATATGAAGTTGAAAGATAAAAATGTGTCTAAGATTGAAGAAGTTGATGGGGGATTAAATTCTTGGAGGCCAGATTTAGATAGTATTCCAGAAGATTATTCTATGAAGTAG